One part of the Saccharomyces mikatae IFO 1815 strain IFO1815 genome assembly, chromosome: 1 genome encodes these proteins:
- the MAK16 gene encoding ribosome biosynthesis protein MAK16 (similar to Saccharomyces cerevisiae MAK16 (YAL025C); ancestral locus Anc_7.73) has protein sequence MSDEIVWQVINQSFCSHRIKAPNGQNFCRNEYNVTGLCTRQSCPLANSKYATVKSDKGKLYLYMKTPERAHTPAKLWERIKLSKNYTKALQQIDDHLLHWSKFFRHKCKQRFTKLTQVMITERRLALREEERHYVGVAPKVKRREQNRERKALVAAKIEKAIEKELMDRLKSGAYGDKPLNVDEKVWQKIMGKMEDENSQDEEENWDEEEEESDDGEVEYVADDGEGEYVDVDDLEKWLADSDREASSASESESDSESDSDNDSDEGNAKNTKRRKKGTNAKTKRPKVEIEYEEEHEVQNTEQEVAQ, from the coding sequence ATGTCAGACGAAATTGTTTGGCAGGTTATCAACCAAAGTTTCTGCTCTCATAGGATCAAGGCACCTAATGGTCAAAACTTCTGCAGAAATGAATATAACGTCACTGGGTTGTGTACAAGACAGTCATGTCCGCTTGCCAACTCAAAGTATGCAACAGTGAAGAGCGATAAGGGAAAACTGTACTTGTACATGAAAACTCCTGAAAGAGCACACACCCCTGCCAAGTTATGGGAAAGAATTAAGCTATCCAAGAATTATACAAAGGCTTTACAGCAGATCGACGACCATCTGCTGCATTGGAGCAAGTTTTTCCGTCacaaatgtaaacaaagGTTCACCAAATTGACGCAGGTTATGATAACGGAGAGACGTTTAGCATTAAGGGAAGAGGAGAGGCATTACGTTGGTGTAGCACCAAAGGTCAAGAGAAGAGAACAAAACAGAGAGAGGAAGGCGTTAGTAGCTGCCAAGATTGAAAAAGCCATCGAAAAAGAGTTGATGGACAGATTAAAGAGTGGTGCTTACGGTGACAAACCATTGAATGTTGACGAAAAGGTCTGGCAGAAGATAATGGGTAAAATGGAGGATGAAAATTCtcaagatgaagaagaaaactgggatgaagaagaagaagaaagcgACGATGGTGAAGTTGAGTACGTTGCAGATGATGGCGAAGGTGAATATGTTGACGTGGATGACCTAGAAAAATGGTTGGCTGATTCTGATAGAGAAGCATCTAGCGCCAGCGAAAGTGAAAGTGACAGTGAAAGCGACAGTGACAACGACAGCGACGAAGGAAATGCAAAGAATACCAAAAGACGTAAGAAGGGTACTAATGCTAAAACAAAACGTCCTAAGGTCGAGATCgaatatgaagaagaacacgAAGTTCAAAATACTGAACAAGAAGTGGCACAATAA
- the LTE1 gene encoding mitotic regulator LTE1 (similar to Saccharomyces cerevisiae LTE1 (YAL024C); ancestral locus Anc_7.74) encodes MEIFSQKDYYPTPSSNVISYESDCASKPVNSADLPALIVHLSSPSEGVDYSAFADFFLIYRNFITPQDLHDLLIYRFRWCIREITTNAAKAKRRRIGEVALVRTFVLLRHSILNYFVQDFLPNISLRLRLIEFLNDKHIEQYPKIISSCIINLKKNWVHCSKLVWENIELNEPDKLDFDAWLHFPLRDFTQLGSLHKRGSRLSMYARQSFASPDFRNQSVLSLYKTSDIFRLPDNQQSLNSSKNQRSPSMLLFPDNTSNVYSKHRVMKEPSINIESGKMPDNKQKLSHLSKVTLVSTLMKGVDYPSSYAVDKIMPPTPAKKVEFILNSLYLPEELNEQSGTLQGTSTTSSLDNNSNSNSRSNTSSISVLHRSAVGLLAKWMKNHNRHDSSNDKKIMNAINPTNQKPEMDAFVKYVVSISSLNRKSSKEEEEEFLNPETSKFDILSARTIDEVESLIHLQNQLIEKIQIHSNDNQDLTIDTDNKRQEQMHDIKLLQRSSFKPSNDNFSAMDNLDLYQTVSSIAQSVISLTNTLNKQLQNNESKMLPSPSFDALQRRKVKSFTTAYYNKVNDNFSSESMRLFDKETNSSRTEEDGPERLLFHETDKTNPEATPNMTPRRKNHSQSQKSMTSSPLKNVLPDLKESSPLNDSREDTKSITYSYDSELSSSSPPRDTVTRKLKNVNSIMNNTVSPALKTKTGFLNLREFTFEDTKSLDEKKKAIDQNESTKGEVEENCENEENHETQYKSTKELDNFVDALSEANNSDIAKTKKQSPCNHTVKQAVVRPASGRISISRVQSIAITPTKELCIVDPERSNSNSVIEEISEIEPLNLEYNRKNTVYSDNSSTVISVSTSKLFESANNSPIKLTQGLQRGLPTGTLISETNRIRLSIAPTIESVVSDLDSIATGSTVETFETSRDSPVPHQRVINLREEYQRGHQDMVSNTSSLHELKTIDLSDSNNDLESPSGHAKNIKYFFSPDDGSIDVASPVKNVEELKSKFLKNESETNSNATESLLTIDDIDPNDISSARNTQTVNSESAFAGSLDKKNLNEIANMVDDSINGDPITVALMKLEGTYEKIPGMPENTKSSDAIRLKTSRLADEVEMLNINNLPSFQNSPAEKRKSLLIERRRQTIMNIPFTPEQSDKGGFACSSPEKTGTSSNIDVAVQAAQIQELVSQYKIHDTRLMLSNNENHIPFILMYDSLSVAQQMTLIEKEILGEIDWKDLLDLKMKHEGPQVKSWLQLLIRNESLSGIDLAISRFNLTVDWIISEVLLTKSSKMKRNVIQRFIHVADHCRKFQNFNTLMEIILALSSSAVQRFTDAWRLIEPGDLLTWEELKKIPSLNKNYSTIRTLLNSVNPLVGCVPFIVVYLSDLSANAEKKDWILEDKVVNYNKFITNVQIVKNFIQRVQWSKFYVFEVNHELLSKCVYISTLTQEEIKELST; translated from the coding sequence ATGGAAATATTCAGCCAGAAAGATTACTACCCGACTCCATCCTCGAATGTTATTAGCTATGAAAGTGATTGCGCATCTAAGCCAGTGAATAGTGCAGACCTACCTGCATTGATTGTACATCTTTCCTCTCCTTCGGAAGGGGTAGATTACAGCGCATTCgcagatttttttcttatttataGGAATTTTATAACACCTCAAGACTTACACGATTTACTCATCTATAGGTTTCGATGGTGCATCAGGGAGATCACCACAAATGCTGCAAAGGCCAAGAGAAGGCGAATTGGTGAAGTGGCTCTAGTAAGGACGTTTGTATTATTAAGACATTCCATCCTGAATTATTTTGTTCAGGATTTTTTACCGAACATTTCGTTAAGGCTCCGGTTGATCGAGTTTTTGAACGATAAACATATTGAACAATATCCTAAGATAATTTCCAGCTGTATAATTaatctgaaaaagaattggGTACACTGTTCCAAGTTGGTTTGGGAGAACATTGAACTGAATGAACCAGATAAATTAGACTTCGATGCATGGTTGCACTTCCCATTAAGGGATTTCACACAACTAGGAAGCCTTCACAAAAGAGGAAGCCGACTGAGTATGTACGCCAGACAAAGTTTTGCTAGTCCTGATTTTCGTAATCAAAGCGTTTTATCACTATATAAAACTTCAGATATATTCAGACTACCGGACAACCAGCAGtctttgaattcttccAAGAACCAGAGGAGCCCCTCGATGCTTTTGTTCCCTGATAATACATCCAATGTTTATTCAAAACATCGAGTAATGAAAGAACCCTCTATTAATATTGAAAGCGGGAAAATGCCAGATAATAAACAAAAGTTAAGCCACTTATCTAAGGTAACTCTTGTATCCACGTTAATGAAAGGTGTTGACTACCCGTCATCATATGCAGTGGATAAAATAATGCCTCCAACGCCGGctaaaaaagttgaatttATCCTAAATTCTTTGTATCTACCCGAAGAGTTAAATGAACAAAGTGGAACACTGCAAGGTACATCAACAACATCATCTCTCGATAATAATAGCAATAGTAATAGCAGATCTAACACATCCTCAATATCTGTATTGCACCGTAGTGCTGTTGGTCTTCTAGCTAAATGGATGAAAAACCATAATCGCCATGATAGCagtaatgataaaaaaatcatgaaTGCCATCAACCCAACAAACCAAAAACCTGAAATGGATGCTTTTGTTAAATACGTTGTATCGATATCATCACTTAATAGAAAATcctcaaaagaagaagaagaagaatttctTAATCCAgaaacttcaaaatttgacaTTTTAAGTGCGAGAACTATAGATGAAGTAGAGTCCCTAATACACTTACAGAACCAGttgatagaaaaaattcaaattcaCTCAAATGATAATCAAGATCTCACAATAGATACTGATAATAAACGTCAAGAACAAATGCACGATATAAAACTTTTACAGCGAAGCAGTTTCAAACCAAGTAATGATAATTTCAGCGCCATGGACAATTTGGACTTGTATCAAACTGTGAGTTCAATTGCCCAGTCCGTCATTTCTTTGACTAACACTTTAAATAAACAACTACAGAACAATGAGTCAAAAATGCTACCGTCGCCCTCGTTTGATGCACTACAACGAAGGAAAGTGAAAAGCTTCACGACAGCATATTACAATAAAGTAAATGACAACTTCTCCTCAGAAAGTATGAGACTCTTTGATAAGGAGACTAATTCTTCTCGCACAGAGGAGGATGGGCCTGAAAGGCTATTATTCCATGAGACAGACAAAACAAATCCAGAGGCTACTCCAAATATGACACCGAGAAGGAAAAATCATTCACAATCTCAAAAGAGCATGACTTCGTcacctttgaaaaatgttttGCCGGATCTTAAAGAATCTTCACCGTTAAACGATAGCAGGGAAGACACAAAATCAATAACATATTCATATGATTCCGAACTGTCATCCAGTTCGCCTCCTAGGGATACAGtaacaagaaaattaaaaaacGTCAATAGCATCATGAATAACACAGTTAGCCCAGCTTTAAAAACCAAAACTGGCTTCCTAAATTTAAGAGAGTTTACCTTCGAAGATACCAAGTCGctagatgaaaaaaagaaagcaattGACCAGAATGAGAGTACTAAAGGcgaagttgaagaaaattgtgaaaacgaagaaaatCATGAAACACAATACAAAAGTACGAAAGAACTAGATAACTTTGTCGATGCATTATCAGAAGCCAACAATTCCGATATAgcgaaaacaaaaaaacaatccCCTTGCAATCACACAGTTAAACAAGCAGTTGTCAGACCTGCTAGTGGAAGGATCAGCATTTCAAGAGTCCAAAGTATAGCCATAACGCCAACAAAAGAGTTATGCATTGTAGATCCTGAGCGTAGCAATTCAAACTctgttattgaagaaataagTGAGATAGAACCTCTCAATTTGGAatataatagaaaaaataccGTATATTCTGATAATTCATCCACCGTCATTAGTGTATCGACAAGCAAACTCTTCGAATCTGCGAATAACAGTCCTATAAAACTAACTCAAGGCTTGCAGAGAGGATTGCCAACCGGAACCTTAATAAGTGAAACCAATAGAATCAGATTATCAATAGCACCTACAATAGAATCTGTTGTAAGTGATTTGGATTCAATTGCCACCGGTAGTACAGTTGAAACTTTCGAAACCTCAAGGGATTCACCAGTTCCACATCAAAGGGTGATAAATTTGAGAGAAGAATATCAAAGGGGACACCAAGATATGGTTTCAAATACTTCTTCATTGCATGAATTGAAAACGATTGATCTAAGTGATTCCAATAATGATCTAGAGAGCCCAAGTGGCCAtgcaaaaaatatcaaatattttttttcaccgGATGACGGTAGCATCGATGTTGCTTCTCCAGTGAAAAATGTTGAAGAGTTGAAAAgtaaatttttgaagaacgAGAGTGAAACAAATAGTAATGCAACAGAAAGTTTACTAACGATAGATGACATCGATCCCAATGACATATCAAGTGCTCGAAATACACAGACAGTAAATTCTGAATCAGCTTTTGCAGGCTCCTTGgataagaaaaatttgaatgaaaTTGCTAATATGGTCGATGATTCAATCAATGGCGATCCGATAACCGTGGCACTGATGAAACTGGAAGGCACATATGAGAAAATACCAGGAATGCCAGAAAACACCAAAAGCAGCGATGCTATTCGATTGAAAACAAGCAGGCTGGCAGACGAAGTGGAAATGCTAAACATTAACAATTTGCCGTCGTTCCAAAACAGTCCTgcagaaaaaaggaaatcatTATTAATAGAACGAAGAAGACAAACTATAATGAATATTCCATTTACTCCCGAGCAATCAGATAAGGGGGGTTTCGCTTGCTCTTCACCTGAAAAGACCGGCACCTCCAGTAATATTGATGTTGCTGTTCAGGCAGCACAAATCCAGGAATTGGTAAGTCAATATAAGATCCACGATACAAGGCTGATGCTCtccaataatgaaaatcacATTCCGTTTATACTAATGTACGATTCCCTGTCTGTGGCGCAACAAATGACACTGATAGAGAAAGAGATTTTGGGAGAAATAGATTGGAAAGATTTATTAGacttgaaaatgaaacatgAGGGTCCACAAGTGAAAAGTTGGCTGCAACTACTGATAAGGAACGAAAGTTTATCTGGAATCGATTTAGCAATTTCAAGATTCAACCTAACTGTGGATTGGATTATATCGGAAGTGCTTCTCACCAAGAGCtccaaaatgaaaagaaatgtcATTCAACGGTTCATTCATGTTGCAGACCATTgtagaaaatttcaaaactttaatACATTAATGGAAATAATCCTAGCGTTGAGTTCTTCAGCTGTTCAAAGGTTCACTGACGCATGGCGTTTGATTGAACCAGGCGATTTGCTAACTTGGGaagaactaaaaaaaattccgtcattaaataaaaattatTCAACGATAAGGACCTTACTCAACTCAGTAAACCCACTGGTCGGTTGCGTCCCATTTATTGTTGTATATCTTTCGGATTTATCAGCAAACGCTGAGAAGAAGGACTGGATCCTAGAGGATAAAGTAGTAAACTATAATAAGTTTATTACGAATGTCCAAATAGTGAAAAACTTCATTCAAAGGGTTCAATGGTCCAAGTTCTACgtttttgaagttaatCATGAATTACTGAGCAAGTGTGTTTATATCAGTACGTTGacacaagaagaaatcaaagaactGTCTACTTGA
- the PMT2 gene encoding dolichyl-phosphate-mannose-protein mannosyltransferase PMT2 (similar to Saccharomyces cerevisiae PMT2 (YAL023C) and PMT3 (YOR321W); ancestral locus Anc_7.76), giving the protein MSSSSSTGYSKNNAARIKQENILRQRESSSVSVSDELSSIDEREAEDFSKEKPAAQNSLLRLESVVMPVIFTVLALFTRMYKIGINNHVVWDEAHFGKFGSYYLRHEFYHDVHPPLGKMLVGLSGYLAGYNGSWDFPSGEIYPDYLDYVKMRLFNASFSALCVPLAYFTAKAIGFSLPTVWLMTVLVLFENSYSTLGRFILLDSMLLFFTVASFFSFVMFHNQRSKPFSRKWWKWLLITGISLGCTISVKMVGLFIITMVGIYTVIDLWTFLADKSMSWKTYINHWLARIFGLIIVPFCIFLLCFKIHFDLLSHSGTGDANMPSLFQARLVGSDVGEGPRDIALGSSIVSIKNQALGGSLLHSHIQTYPEGSNQQQVTCYGYKDSNNEWFFNRERSLPSWSQNETDIEYLKPGTSYRLVHKSTGRNLHTHPVAAPVSKTQWEVSGYGDDFVGDNKDNWVIEIMDQRGDEDPERLHTLTTAFRIKNLEMGCYLAQTGSSLPEWGFRQQEVVCMKNPFKRDKRTWWNIETHENERLPPRPEDFQYPKTNFFKDFIHLNLAMMATNNALLPDPDKFDYLASSAWQWPTLNVGLRLCGWGDENPKYFLLGTPVSTWASSIAVLAFMATVIILLIRWQRQYVDLENPSNWNVFLMGGFYPLLAWGLHYMPFVIMSRVTYVHHYLPALYFALIILAYCFDAGLQKWSRSKCGRIMRFVLYTGFMALTVSCFWYFSPISFGMEGPNSSFRYLNWLSTWDISDKQDA; this is encoded by the coding sequence ATGTCTTCGTCTTCGTCTACCGGGTACAGCAAAAACAATGCCGCCCGTATTAAGCAAGAGAATATATTAAGACAAAGAGAGTCGTCCTCTGTCAGTGTTAGCGATGAACTATCGAGCATAGATGAGAGGGAGGCagaagatttttcaaaggaaaagCCTGCTGCACAAAACTCACTGTTGCGCCTGGAATCCGTTGTGATGCCGGTGATCTTTACTGTATTGGCTTTGTTTACCAGAATGTATAAGATCGGCATCAATAATCATGTTGTCTGGGATGAAGCACATTTTGGTAAATTTGGGTCTTACTACTTGAGACATGAATTTTACCACGATGTTCATCCTCCCCTTGGGAAAATGCTTGTCGGGTTATCAGGATACTTGGCGGGCTACAACGGTTCTTGGGACTTTCCTTCTGGGGAAATTTACCCAGATTATCTAGATTATGTTAAAATGAGACTGTTCAACGCTTCGTTTTCTGCACTTTGTGTGCCATTGGCGTATTTCACTGCGAAGGCCATTGGATTTTCGCTACCTACTGTTTGGTTGATGACTGTGTTAGTTTTGTTCGAGAATTCGTATAGTACTTTGGGTAGGTTCATTCTTTTGGATTCCATGCTACTGTTCTTCACCGTGGCATCGTTCTTTAGTTTTGTCATGTTCCACAACCAAAGATCCAAGCCATTCTCTAGAAAATGGTGGAAATGGCTGTTGATCACTGGTATTTCTTTGGGTTGTACGATTTCTGTCAAGATGGTGGGTCTATTTATCATCACTATGGTCGGTATCTATACTGTGATTGACTTATGGACCTTTTTGGCGGACAAATCCATGTCGTGGAAAACATACATTAATCATTGGTTGGCAAGAATATTTGGTTTGATCATCGTTCCCTTCTGTATTTTTCTACTATGCTTCAAAATCCACTTTGATCTACTATCGCATTCTGGTACAGGCGATGCTAATATGCCATCACTTTTCCAGGCAAGATTGGTCGGTTCTGATGTCGGAGAAGGTCCTCGTGACATTGCTTTAGGTTCATCCATCGTTTCCATCAAAAACCAGGCTCTCGGAGGTTCTCTATTACACTCTCATATACAAACCTACCCAGAAGGTTCAAACCAACAGCAAGTGACCTGTTATGGTTACAAAGATTCCAACAACGAATGGTTTTTCAACAGAGAAAGAAGTCTACCATCATGGTCTCAAAACGAAACTGACATCGAGTATTTAAAGCCAGGTACCTCCTATAGATTGGTGCACAAAAGTACAGGCAGAAATTTGCACACCCATCCAGTTGCTGCACCAGTGTCCAAAACGCAATGGGAGGTTTCTGGTTACGGTGATGATTTTGTTGGTGATAACAAAGACAATTGGGTCATTGAAATCATGGACCAGAGAGGGGATGAAGATCCTGAGAGGTTACATACATTGACCACCGCTTTCCGTATCAAGAACTTGGAAATGGGCTGTTACTTGGCTCAAACCGGTAGCAGTTTGCCCGAATGGGGGTTTAGACAACAAGAGGTCGTCTGTATGAAAAACCCATTTAAGAGAGATAAAAGAACGTGGTGGAACATCGAGACTCACGAAAACGAAAGATTACCACCAAGGCCTGAAGACTTCCAATACCCAAAGACCAATTTCTTTAAGGATTTCATTCATTTGAATCTAGCCATGATGGCCACTAATAACGCTTTGTTACCAGATCCCGACAAATTTGATTATCTAGCTTCTTCAGCTTGGCAATGGCCAACTTTAAATGTTGGTTTAAGACTATGTGGCTGGGGTGACGAAAATCCAAAATACTTCCTATTGGGTACCCCGGTCTCCACATGGGCATCCAGCATCGCTGTTCTTGCATTCATGGCAACCGTCATCATATTATTAATTAGATGGCAAAGACAATATGTGGACTTAGAAAATCCATCTAATTGGAACGTTTTCCTAATGGGTGGGTTCTATCCGCTACTAGCTTGGGGCCTACATTACATGCCATTCGTTATCATGTCCAGAGTAACTTACGTCCATCATTACTTACCTGCGTTATATTTTGCACTGATCATTTTGGCATACTGTTTCGACGCCGGCTTGCAAAAATGGTCTAGATCTAAGTGCGGTCGTATCATGCGTTTCGTCTTGTACACTGGGTTCATGGCACTTACAGTCAGTTGCTTCTGGTACTTTTCTCCCATTTCATTTGGTATGGAAGGTCCAAATAGCAGCTTCCGCTACTTAAATTGGCTATCCACCTGGGATATTTCCGACAAACAAGATGCATGA
- the FUN26 gene encoding nucleoside transmembrane transporter FUN26 (similar to Saccharomyces cerevisiae FUN26 (YAL022C); ancestral locus Anc_7.77) translates to MSTGADTDTIKKPILAVPEPALADSQSEELSLSREENVPQNSEHSEEEGDNDSEMDQSLSSEPLDTLPLKKKLKNLSYITFFTIGIGLLWPWNCILSASQYFKHDIFKDTSIWAKIFTSSMMSFSTISSMLFNIYLAKRQYKYSRRVINGLVWEIIVFVVMCFFTILHFLLPKWFNFMFIMGLVVISSMGTAMTQNGIMAIANVLGSEYSQGVMVGQAVAGVLPSLVLFALAFIDNSSVSTTGGILLYFFTTTLVVTICVVMFSVSKISRKVKESWNMEDGHISDVLLGSLRSNEEEIRIVGRIDQTDDQDAHYNNDRRDDNDEGEELQLKVPFEVLFAKLKYLVLSIFTTFVVTLVFPVFASATYVTGLPLSNAQYIPLIFTLWNLGDLYGRVIADWPMFRDQNFTPRKTFIYSLLRVAAIPLFLLFTAITSSSSGDEDHNGSIIVDLCYMLLQFLFGVTNGHVISMSFMKVPEQLDSDDEKEAAGGFTNIFVSTGLALGSIISYIFVFIIDVIIR, encoded by the coding sequence ATGAGTACTGGTGCGGACACCGATACCATTAAGAAGCCCATCCTTGCGGTGCCAGAGCCTGCATTGGCCGATTCCCAATCAGAAGAGTTATCACTTTccagagaagaaaatgtgCCGCAAAACAGCGAACACTCAGAGGAGGAAGGCGACAATGATTCTGAAATGGATCAATCTCTATCCAGTGAGCCACTGGATACGTTGCCgctgaaaaagaagttgaaaaatctttcgtatattacttttttcacCATAGGGATAGGTCTTTTATGGCCATGGAACTGCATCTTGAGTGCCTCGCAGTATTTCAAGCACGACATTTTTAAGGACACGTCCATATGGGCGAAGATATTCACGAGTTCTATGATGTCTTTTTCCACCATATCATCAATGCTGTTTAACATCTACCTGGCCAAGAGACAGTACAAATACTCGAGAAGAGTAATTAATGGGCTTGTATGGGAGATAATCGTTTTTGTCGTCATGTGCTTCTTTACAATTTTGCATTTCCTTTTGCCCAAATGGTTCAACTTCATGTTCATAATGGGGCTTGTGGTCATCAGTTCAATGGGGACGGCCATGACGCAGAATGGTATCATGGCAATTGCCAATGTCCTCGGCTCCGAGTACAGTCAAGGCGTCATGGTGGGACAAGCCGTAGCTGGTGTACTGCCCTCCTTGGTACTTTTTGCTTTAGCTTTCATCGATAACTCGTCTGTCTCTACCACGGGCGGCATTCTTCTATACTTCTTCACTACGACACTTGTAGTCACCATCTGTGTGGTAATGTTCAGCGTGAGCAAGATCAGcagaaaagtaaaagaaagttGGAATATGGAAGATGGACACATCAGCGATGTATTGTTAGGCTCTCTGCGCTCTAACGAGGAGGAAATTCGCATAGTTGGGCGTATTGACCAGACCGATGATCAAGATGCCCACTACAACAATGACCGCCGCGATGACAACGACGAAGGAGAAGAGCTCCAACTGAAAGTACCCTTCGAAGTACTGTTTGCCAAATTGAAGTACCTGGTCCTTTCCATATTCACCACTTTCGTCGTGACTCTTGTTTTCCCCGTATTTGCGTCTGCCACCTACGTGACGGGGCTTCCCCTAAGCAATGCACAATACATCCCGCTCATATTCACACTGTGGAACCTAGGAGACCTTTATGGAAGGGTCATTGCCGACTGGCCCATGTTCCGTGACCAAAATTTCACTCCACGCAAAACGTTCATTTACTCACTGTTGCGGGTGGCAGCGATCCCACTTTTTTTGCTGTTCACAGCCATCACCTCCTCATCAAGCGGCGACGAGGACCATAATGGCTCCATAATTGTCGACCTGTGCTATATGCTACTACAGTTCCTCTTCGGTGTGACCAATGGACACGTCATCTCCATGAGTTTCATGAAGGTACCAGAGCAACTGGACAGCGACGACGAGAAGGAAGCAGCCGGTGGATTCACCAATATCTTCGTCTCGACAGGGTTAGCCCTGGGCAGCATTATAAGCTACATTTTCGTCTTCATAATTGACGTTATCATCAGATAa